A genome region from Brienomyrus brachyistius isolate T26 unplaced genomic scaffold, BBRACH_0.4 scaffold157, whole genome shotgun sequence includes the following:
- the ednraa gene encoding endothelin receptor type Aa: protein MRLEMTSSTLCVLLAVVCLAASGTCQINGTDGPVPGPDAQMTRRFNNSVKMRPLVLPACDGTTSIKSYAKYINTLFSCIVFVVGLVGNATLLRIIYQNKCMRNGPNALIASLALGDIIYIVIDMPIIVYKLLAMRFPFDDKPFGLFLCKMVPFIQKASVGITVLNLCALSVDRYRAVASWSRVQGVGIPVVTAIKIISIWVLSIILAVPEALGFTIVSFNHRNITYSTCMLKPQSPFMHFYTKAKDWWYFGFYFCMPLACTAVFYTLMTCKMLHHRNGTLRIALSEHLKQRKEVAKAVFCLVVIFALCWFPLHLSRLLKKMAYNEEDKNRCDLLNFLLILDYFGINLATVNSCINPIILYFVSKKFKNCFKSCLCCWCHTPTLANSTGPLNGTSIQYKNQEPNNHYTERSMRKYSDN from the exons ATGCGCTTGGAGATGACCTCCTCCACTCTGTGCGTTTTGCTGGCGGTGGTGTGCCTGGCCGCCAGCGGGACGTGTCAGATTAACGGCACGGACGGCCCCGTCCCGGGCCCCGACGCCCAAATGACCCGTCGCTTCAACAACTCGGTGAAGATGCGCCCACTGGTCCTACCTGCGTGCGACGGCACCACGTCCATCAAAAGCTATGCAAAGTACATCAACACCTTATTCTCCTGCATCGTCTTCGTCGTCGGCCTGGTGGGCAACGCCACCCTGCTGCGGATTATATACCAGAACAAGTGCATGAGAAACGGGCCCAACGCGCTGATCGCCAGCCTGGCGCTGGGGGACATCATCTATATCGTAATCGACATGCCAATTATCGTCTACAAG CTATTGGCCATGCGGTTTCCCTTCGATGACAAGCCGTTCGGCCTCTTCCTGTGCAAGATGGTGCCGTTCATCCAGAAGGCGTCTGTGGGAATCACCGTCCTCAACCTCTGTGCCCTGAGCGTGGACAG ATACAGAGCCGTGGCTTCCTGGAGTCGCGTACAAGGCGTGGGCATCCCCGTGGTGACGGCCATCAAAATCATCTCCATCTGGGTCCTCTCCATCATCTTAGCCGTGCCCGAGGCCCTCGGCTTCACCATCGTCAGCTTCAACCACAGAAACATCACCTACAGCACCTGTATGCTGAAACCACAGTCCCCGTTTATGCAC TTTTATACAAAGGCCAAGGATTGGTGGTATTTCGGCTTCTACTTTTGCATGCCCCTCGCCTGCACGGCCGTCTTCTACACTCTCATGACTTGCAAGATGCTCCACCACAGGAATGGAACGCTGCGGATCGCTCTGAGCGAGCATCTCAAGCAG CGGAAGGAGGTGGCCAAGGCTGTCTTCTGCTTAGTCGTCATCTTTGCCCTTTGCTGGTTCCCCCTTCATCTCAGCAGGTTGCTGAAAAAAATGGCCTACAATGAAGAAGACAAAAATCGGTGTGACCTCCTTAA CTTCCTGTTAATCCTGGATTACTTCGGCATCAACCTGGCCACCGTGAACTCCTGCATCAACCCCATCATCTTGTATTTCGTCAGCAAGAAATTCAAGAACTGCTTCAAG TCCTGCCTGTGCTGTTGGTGTCACACCCCAACTCTGGCCAATAGCACAGGACCTTTGAATGGGACGAGCATCCAGTATAAGAACCAGGAGCCCAACAACCACTACACGGAACGGAGTATGCGCAAGTACAGCGACAACTGA
- the tmem184c gene encoding transmembrane protein 184C: MPCSCGNWRRWIRPLAVVLYIFLLLAVLPLCIWEVQKSEVGVHNKAWFIAAIFVFMTIPISLWGILQHLVHYTQPELQKPTIRILWMVPIYSLDSWIALKYPSIAIYVDTCRECYEAFVIYNFMTFLLNYLGKQYPSLVLMLEVQEQQKHLPPLCCCPAWPMGEVLLLRCKLGVLQYTVVRPVTTIIALICQLCGVYDEGNFSSKNAWTYLVIFNNMSQLFAMYCLVLFYKALREELRPIHPVGKFLCVKLVVFVSFWQAVFIAFLVKVGVISESHTWDWDSVEAVATGLQDFIICVEMFLAAIAHHFTFSYKPYVQDGGEVSCLDSFMAMWDISDVRDDISEQVRNVGRTVLGRPRVAYFEGDLEQGEQTGLLSADGPEPSTEVAAISPAPSGRYRGLGHTVTPPTLPSVDGFGQDDTGTKLPPEDTVS, encoded by the exons ATGCCCTGTTCTTGCGGGAACTGGAGAAGATGGATACGGCCGCTGGCTGTGGTTCTATACATATTCTTGCTGCTGGCGGTGCTGCCTCTGTGCATCTGGGAAGTGCAGAAATCCGAG GTCGGCGTCCACAACAAGGCTTGGTTCATCGCTGCCATATTTGTGTTTATGACCATACCGATTTCTCTGTGGGGGATCCTGCAGCATCTTGTGCATTATACTCAACCTGAGCTGCAGAAACCTACCATCCG GATATTATGGATGGTTCCGATATACAGTTTAGACAGT TGGATTGCCCTTAAGTACCCTAGCATCGCCATCTATGTGGACACGTGCAGGGAATGCTACGAGGCTTTCGTCATCTATAACTTCATGACCTTTCTCCTGAACTACTTGGGCAAGCAATACCCCAGCCTGGTGCTGATGCTGGAAGTGCAGGAGCAGCAGAAGCACCTCCCCCCGCTCTGCTGCTGCCCGGCCTGGCCTATGGGAGA GGTGTTGCTGTTGAGGTGCAAGCTGGGAGTCCTGCAGTACACAGTCGTGAGGCCCGTCACTACCATCATAGCTCT GATTTGCCAGCTGTGTGGCGTCTACGACGAAGGAAACTTCAGCTCAAAAAACGCATGGACCTACCTGGTCATCTTCAACAATATGTCCCAGCTG TTCGCCATGTACTGCCTGGTGTTGTTCTATAAAGCCCTACGTGAAGAGCTCCGTCCGATCCACCCCGTTGGGAAGTTCCTGTGTGTGAAGCTGGTGGTGTTTGTATCTTTCTG gcAAGCTGTGTTCATCGCATTTCTTGTCAAGGTGGGCGTGATCTCCGAGTCGCACACGTGGGACTGGGACAGCGTAGAAGCCGTGGCTACAGGCCTCCAG GACTTCATCATCTGCGTGGAGATGTTCCTGGCAGCTATAGCGCACCACTTCACCTTCAGCTACAAGCCCTACGTCCAGGACGGCGGCgaggtctcctgcctggactccTTCATGGCCATGTGGGACATCTCGGACGTCAGGGATGATATATCGGAGCAAGTGCGGAATGTCG GGAGGACAGTGTTGGGCCGGCCCAGGGTGGCGTACTTTGAGGGGGACCTGGAGCAAGGCGAGCAGACTGGACTGCTGTCAGCCGACGGCCCGGAACCTTCCACCGAGGTTGCCGCCATCTCGCCGGCCCCATCGGGCCGCTACCGGGGCCTGGGGCACACGGTGACTCCACCCACCCTGCCGTCGGTGGACGGCTTCGGCCAGGACGACACAGGGACAAAACTGCCACCTGAGGACACGGTTTCCTAG